The window TCGATTTTTCTTTCTCCTCCTCGGGGTACTTAGATGTTTCAGTTCCCCCGGTTCCCCTCCTTAGACTATGAATTCATCTAAGGATACCTAGACATTACTCTAGGTGGGTTTCCCCATTCGGAAATCTCCGGATCAAAGATTGCTTGCATCTCCCCGAAGCTTATCGCAGCTTACCACGTCCTTCATCGGCTCTTGGTGCCAAGGCATCCGCCCTACGCCCTTAATAACTTAACCTAAATTTATTTAAATCTGTTCAATTTTCAAAGTACTAAAGTATGTCATCAACTAATTTACTATGTAAACTTCGTTAATAAACGCACTAATTTTGAGGAATAAACCCTCAAAATTAAACAGTAGGTTATTTCTCCTTAGAAAGGAGGTGATCCAGCCGCACCTTCCGATACGGCTACCTTGTTACGACTTCACCCCAGTCATTGATTTCACCTTCGGCAGATTCCTCCTTACGGTTGGATATCTGACTTCGGGCGCCCCCAACTTCCGTGGTGTGACGGGCGGTGTGTACAAGACCCGGGAACGCATTCACCGCGACATTCTGATTCGCGATTACTAGTAACTCCAGCTTCATGCAGGCGAGTTTCAGCCTGCAATCCGAACTAAGACTAGCTTTAAGAGATTAGCTTGACCTCGCGGTTTCGCAACTCTCTGTACTAGCCATTGTAGCACGTGTGTAGCCCTAAGCATAAGGGGCATGATGATTTGACGTCATCCCCACCTTCCTCCGAGTTATCCTCGGCAGTCTCTCTAGAGTGCCCATCCGAAATGCTGGCAACTAAAGATAAGGGTTGCGCTCGTTGCGGGACTTAACCCAACATCTCACGACACGAGCTGACGACAACCATGCACCACCTGTCACCTCAGTCCCCGAAGGGAAAGCTTCGATTAAGAAGCGGTCTGAGGGATGTCAAGCTTAGGTAAGGTTCTTCGCGTTGCTTCGAATTAAACCACATGCTCCGCTACTTGTGCGGGTCCCCGTCAATTCCTTTGAGTTTCACTCTTGCGAGCGTACTCCCCAGGCGGAGTGCTTAATGCGTTAGCTGCGGCACCGAGGGGGGTAACCCCCGACACCTAGCACTCATCGTTTACGGCGTGGACTACCAGGGTATCTAATCCTGTTCGCTCCCCACGCTTTCGTGCCTCAGCGTCAGTTACAGTCCAGAGAGCCGCCTTCGCAACTGGTATTCCTCCTAATATCTACGCATTTCACCGCTACACTAGGAATTCTACTCTCCTCTCCTGCACTCAAGCCCTACAGTTTCAAAAGCTTACTACGGTTGAGCCGTAGCCTTTCACTTCTGACTTGCAGGGCCGCCTACGCACCCTTTACGCCCAGTTATTCCGGATAACGCTTGCCCCCTACGTATTACCGCGGCTGCTGGCACGTAGTTAGCCGGGGCTTCCTCCTAAGGTACCGTCATTATCTTCCCTTAGGACAGAGCTTTACGACCCGAAGGCCTTCATCGCTCACGCGGCGTTGCTGCATCAGGGTTTCCCCCATTGTGCAATATTCCCCACTGCTGCCTCCCGTAGGAGTCTGGACCGTGTCTCAGTTCCAGTGTGGCCGATCACCCTCTCAGGTCGGCTACCCATCGTCGCCTTGGTAAGCTTTTACCTCACCAACTAGCTAATGGGACGCGGGTCCATCCTACACCGATAAAATCTTTGACATTTTTAAGATGCCTTAAAAATGTATTATCTCGTATTAGCATATCTTTCGATATGTTATCCGTGTGTATAGGGCAGGTTACCCACGCGTTACTCACCCGTCCGCCGCTAAGATTAAGAAGCAAGCTTCTTAATCTCCGCTCGACTTGCATGTGTTAGGCACGCCGCCAGCGTTCATCCTGAGCCAGGATCAAACTCTTAAATAAAAGTTTGTCAGTACTCAGTAACTGACTTTATGTGTTGTTTCCGAAAATCACTGTTTGTGATTTATTTATAACCTACTGTTTAATTTTCAAAGTTCATTTTGTGTTTCGTGTTTGCCTCGTTGTTGAGGACAAGTAATACTATATCAGCATTTGATACATTGGTCAACACTTTTTTTGTTTTTTTTAGTTTTTTTCTTTATTTAGCTATCTTTTTATCATAATTTGATGGTTCAGAGTATTGACTTTGATAAGATTCTCTTCTTTTTCTTTTCACAGGTTTGTTTGTTTTCAGATCAGATAACGCATTGAAGTAAAGAAAAATCATTACTTGGGTTACTATCGATACTATACATATTAAGCAGATCCAATTTATTAACATCTCACTCCCTCTTTTCATAATATTTATATCAAGAACTCGCTTCATGATTTTACTATTATCATATATCCAATAAGTTCTAACAGCATCCAGCGCTTAATTACATTATAATTTACTTAAATATAATAATTTAATCTAAATTTTCACATTCTATTATACATTCTATATTCTATCATACTTTCCTCTATTAATTAATATTCAAATTTCAACATTTTCTGACCTTTCTCATATTTGATAAAAAAGTCCCAGACTTTATTCAAGTCTGGGAGTGTATATATTACTATTATTCTATATTTTCTGATTTATTTGCCACTATAGGCTTCATAGTTGGGAATAATAGTACATCCCTTATAGAGCTTGAATTAGTTAAAAGCATCATAACTCTATCTATTCCTATTCCTAATCCACCTGTAGGTGGAAGACCAACTTCTAATGCATTTAAGAAGTCTTCATCTAGCATCTGAGCTTCATCATCTCCTAATTCTCTTTGTCTTAATTGATCCATAAATCTTCCTCTTTGATCAATAGGATCATTAAGCTCAGAGAATGCATTAGCTATTTCCCAAGTATTAACAAACGCTTCAAATCTATTAGTTATAGATGGATCTTCAGGATTACGCTTAGCAAGAGGCGATACTTCTACCGGATGATGAGTTATAAATGTAGGCTGAATTAAATGCTGTTCTGCATATTCTTCGAATAAATCATTTATAACATGTCCTCTTTTCATTTCTGGCTTTATTTCTAATCCTTTTTCTTTTGCTACTTTTACAGCTTCTTCATCTGTAGTGATTTCATCAAAATCAACTCCAGCATATTGCTTTACTGCTTCTTGCATACTCATTCTATTCCATGGAGGAGTAAAATCTATCTCAGTTCCTTGATAATTAATCTTAGTAGTACCAAGAGCCTTTTGAGCAGCATATGCAACTATATTTTCAGTCATTTCCATCATATCTTTGTAATCAGCATACGCTTCGTATAGCTCTATACAAGTATACTCTGGATTATGCTTTATAGACATTCCTTCATTTCTAAACATTCTACCCATCTCATATACTTTTTCAAATCCACCAACTATTAATCTCTTTAAGTAAAGTTCATTAGCTATTCTTAAGTACATGTCTATATCTAAAGTATTATGATGAGTTATGAAAGGCTTAGCAGATGCTCCACCAGCTATAGTGTTAAGTATTGGTGTATCAACTTCTAAATATCCTCTATTATCTAAGTATTCTTTAATAGCTTTTGTAGCTTTGTTTCTTATAAAGAAAGCTTTCTTAACCTCTGGATTAACTATTAAATCTACATATCTTTGTCTGTATCTTAAATCTTGATCTTTAAGCCCATGGAATTTTTCTGGCAATGTTTGAAGTGATTTACTTAAAAGTTGAACCTCATTTGCCTTTACAGATATTTCTTCTTTTTTAGTTTTGAATACTTCTCCTTTTATTCCAACTATATCTCCAATATCGTAAGTTACGAACAGATCATAATCTTCTTCACCTATTCTATCTTTTCTTACATAGCATTGAATTCTTCCGTCTTGATCTTGTATATCAACAAAAGATGCTTTTCCTTGAACTCTTTTACTCATTAAACGACCTGCTATCGAAACTTCTTTTCCTTCTAATTCTTCAAAGTTGTCTTTTATATCTATACTATGATGAGTTAAATTGTAAGTCTCTACTTCAAATGGATTTTTACCCATTTCTTGAAGTTTTGCTAGTTTTTCTCTTCTTATTTTAAGCATTTCATTTAAATTTAATTCTTCAGACATTTAATACCCCTCCATATTATCTTTTAATTTCTAAAATCTCAAACTTAGCCATTCCATCAGGAACTTGTACGTCTACTTTATCTCCTACTTTTCTTCCTAAAAGAGCTTTTCCAACAGGAGATTCATTAGAAATCTTAAATTCATATGGATCTGCTTCTGCTGAACCTACTATAGTGTATTCTACCTCTTCATCAAAGTCTATATCATTAACTTTAACTACAGAACCTATAGTAACTATACTCAAATCTATTTTACTTTCATCTATTATAACAGCTTTTGTAAGCATATTCTCAAGCTTTAATATTCTTTCTTCAAGTTGAGCTTGTTCATTTTTAGCTTCATCATACTCTGAGTTTTCAGATATATCTCCAAATGATATAGCTATCTTAATTCTTTCTGCTACTTCTTTTCTTCTTACAGCCTTTAAATACTCTAATTCATCTTCTATTTTCTTATGACCTTCTTTAGTTAATAATACTTCCTTATTAGTATCCATTTCCCCACATCTCCTTTTTTTATTCAGATTCATCTCAAAGCTAATAGTTCTAAAATTCCATTCCATTTAAAGATAGTAATAAGAACTCAGCAGCTTCTAGATCAGTTCAACTCAAAATTCAATTAGAGTAAAAACTCCACCTAAATTAAGTTTCACCTTATTAATCCGATTTATTTTAAATTTAATTAATATAAGTATCACTTTATCCAAAATCTAAAAGTTTTAATATTAATGTTCTAAAAACTCTACGACTTATGGATTAGTTTGCCCAAAAGAGCACCTACGCAACTAGAAAAACTCAGTTGGCGTGAAAATTCCATCTGAATTAAAATTCCCTTTATGTTAAATAAATAATGTTTGAGTTAAATTGAATATCATTTAGCATTTGCGCAATATTATAAGTTACTATTTTTGCTATGTCAAGGACTCTTCTAAATAAGATGTTAATTTATCTTTAACTTTATCATAACTTTCAAGCCTATTTATTTCATCTCTGACTCTAGCTGATCCTTTGAGACCTTTTAAATACCATCCTAAATGTTTTCTCATTTCTCTTATTCCTACATACTCACCCTTTAACTCTATTGCCATATTCAGATGTCTAATAGCTATAGTTAGTTTTTCATGCTTAGTAGGCTCAGGAAGTACTTCACCTGTCTTTATATAATGTGCAACTCTCTTAAATATCCACGGATTTCCCTGAGACCCTCTTCCTATCATCACAGCATCACAGTTCGTTTTATTTATCATATTAACAGCATCTTCAACTTCGAATATATCTCCATTTCCTATTACAGGTATATTAACAGAGTCTTTCACATCCTTTATTATATTCCAATCTGCCTTTCCTGAATAGAACTCTTCTCTTGTTCTACCATGAATAGCTATAGCACTAATTCCTGCATCTTCTCCTATTTTTGCTATTTCAGTAGCATTAATGCTACCTGCATCCCATCCTTTTCTTATCTTAAGTGTAACTGGTTTTTCAGAATTCTTAACTACTTCTTTTAATATATCTGATGCAAGCTTTGGATTTTTCATAAGAGCTGATCCATCTCCATTTTTAACCACTTTAGGAGCTGGGCATCCCATATTTATATCAAGTAGTTCGTTTGGATACTCATTTAATATATATGCAGCTTTACCCATATACTCAACTTCCGATCCAAATATTTGAATATT is drawn from Tepidibacter hydrothermalis and contains these coding sequences:
- the lysS gene encoding lysine--tRNA ligase translates to MSEELNLNEMLKIRREKLAKLQEMGKNPFEVETYNLTHHSIDIKDNFEELEGKEVSIAGRLMSKRVQGKASFVDIQDQDGRIQCYVRKDRIGEEDYDLFVTYDIGDIVGIKGEVFKTKKEEISVKANEVQLLSKSLQTLPEKFHGLKDQDLRYRQRYVDLIVNPEVKKAFFIRNKATKAIKEYLDNRGYLEVDTPILNTIAGGASAKPFITHHNTLDIDMYLRIANELYLKRLIVGGFEKVYEMGRMFRNEGMSIKHNPEYTCIELYEAYADYKDMMEMTENIVAYAAQKALGTTKINYQGTEIDFTPPWNRMSMQEAVKQYAGVDFDEITTDEEAVKVAKEKGLEIKPEMKRGHVINDLFEEYAEQHLIQPTFITHHPVEVSPLAKRNPEDPSITNRFEAFVNTWEIANAFSELNDPIDQRGRFMDQLRQRELGDDEAQMLDEDFLNALEVGLPPTGGLGIGIDRVMMLLTNSSSIRDVLLFPTMKPIVANKSENIE
- the greA gene encoding transcription elongation factor GreA, coding for MDTNKEVLLTKEGHKKIEDELEYLKAVRRKEVAERIKIAISFGDISENSEYDEAKNEQAQLEERILKLENMLTKAVIIDESKIDLSIVTIGSVVKVNDIDFDEEVEYTIVGSAEADPYEFKISNESPVGKALLGRKVGDKVDVQVPDGMAKFEILEIKR
- the dusB gene encoding tRNA dihydrouridine synthase DusB: MRIGNVDIDNKVFLAPMAGVTDLPFRLLCKEMNCGLLYTEMINAKALCYDDVNTKSMLKMDPKEHPVNIQIFGSEVEYMGKAAYILNEYPNELLDINMGCPAPKVVKNGDGSALMKNPKLASDILKEVVKNSEKPVTLKIRKGWDAGSINATEIAKIGEDAGISAIAIHGRTREEFYSGKADWNIIKDVKDSVNIPVIGNGDIFEVEDAVNMINKTNCDAVMIGRGSQGNPWIFKRVAHYIKTGEVLPEPTKHEKLTIAIRHLNMAIELKGEYVGIREMRKHLGWYLKGLKGSARVRDEINRLESYDKVKDKLTSYLEESLT